CCCCACTATCTATTGCCCATTCTTTGGGAGTAGATTTTCCTTCTCTTCCTAAAACTTCGATCTTACCTCTTTGGGTAATGGAAGTGGCAGCATCATAAATAAAGGAATATGGTAGATTGGTAGGACAACCGAAAGCTATGGGATTTGTACCCAGCATCGGACTTGTACCAAACAGAGGAGCAATAGAAGGTCGGGCATTGGTAAAAGTAATTCCAATCATATTCTTTTTTGCAGCTTGACGACAATAGTAACCACAGATTCCATAGTGTGTGGAATTACGAACTGCAACAATCCCAACACCAAATTCTGCAGCTTTATCCATCGCCTTGTTCATGGCTCTGTGACTTATCACATGGCCCATACCATGATTTCCATCCCAGACAGTTGTGGCTTTTTCATCTTTGACTACTTCAATCTTAGTATTAACATTCTGAATTCCAGCTTTGATGCGATCATAGTACATCTTAAGTCGTCCCACACCATGAGATTCAATGCCGCTCAAATCTGATGTGATTAAAACATCAGCACATATTTTTGCTTCAGATTTTGGTACT
The genomic region above belongs to Candidatus Cloacimonadota bacterium and contains:
- a CDS encoding Ldh family oxidoreductase produces the protein MKYIPVEKIYNLMVQVFCKLGVPKSEAKICADVLITSDLSGIESHGVGRLKMYYDRIKAGIQNVNTKIEVVKDEKATTVWDGNHGMGHVISHRAMNKAMDKAAEFGVGIVAVRNSTHYGICGYYCRQAAKKNMIGITFTNARPSIAPLFGTSPMLGTNPIAFGCPTNLPYSFIYDAATSITQRGKIEVLGREGKSTPKEWAIDSGGKPYTDTQKLLVDLIAKKAALVGLGGTEEVSGGHKGFGLVVMVEILCAALQNGSYLHGLHGWDGDKRVPYKLGHFFLAIDIEKFIEIKRFKEITTDILKQIQNSKIRKDKTKIFVAGEKEYLKEQEVRERGIPINYELEKNLEMMIKDLKIEFGFPSS